Proteins from a genomic interval of Danio rerio strain Tuebingen ecotype United States chromosome 4, GRCz12tu, whole genome shotgun sequence:
- the LOC110439352 gene encoding uncharacterized protein isoform X1: protein MAFIKEESEDVKIEETFTVKQEDLQEQTDLIEEYEGSKEEEHHVKIEEKTNLETDGILKRKDKNRFTCTQCGKILASKSKLKIHMMNHTGEKPYTCTQCGKSFSQSSHLNQHKRIHTGEKPFTCPQCGKSFSRSTSLNLHMMSHTGKKPFTCPQCGKSYSRSSSLNLHMMSHTGEKPFTCTQCGKRFNCSSHLNKHMRIHTGEKPFTCTQCGKSFIQSSSLNKHMMIHTGEKPFTCPQCGKSFSQSSHFNQHIRIHTGGKPFTCTQCGKSFSRLLFLNKHMMIHTGEKPFTCTQCGKSFSQSSHFNLHMRIHTGEKPFTCSQCGKSFSQSSNCNKHMRIHTGEKPFTCTQCGNSFSHLSHLNQHKRIHTGEKPFTCIQCGKSFSQSSSLNQHMMIHTGEKPFACTQCEKSFNSSSYLNLHMRVHTGEKPFTCTQCGKSFSRSSSLNLHILSHTGEKPFTCT from the exons atggcttttattaaagaggagagtgaagatgtgaagattgaagaaacattcacagtcaaacaggaagatctgcaggaacaaacag acctaattgaagagtatgaggggagtaaagaggaagaacatcatgtcaaaattgaggaaaaaactaatttagagactgatggtattttgaaaaggaaagacaagaatcgtttcacctgcactcagtgtggaaagattttggcaagcaaaagcaaacttaagattcacatgatgaaccacactggagagaaaccatacacatgcactcagtgtgggaagagtttcagccaatcatcacaccttaatcaacacaagaggatccacactggagagaaaccatttacatgccctcagtgtggaaagagtttcagccgatcaacatcccttaatctacacatgatgagccacactggaaagaaaccattcacatgccctcaatgtgggaagagttatagccgatcatcatcccttaacctacacatgatgagccacactggagagaaaccattcacatgcactcagtgtgggaagaggtttaactgctcatcacaccttaataaacacatgaggatccacactggagagaaaccattcacatgcactcagtgtggaaagagtttcatccaatcatcatccctcaataaacacatgatgatccacacgggagagaaaccatttacttgccctcagtgtggtaaaagtttcagccaatcatcacactttaatcaacacataaggatccacactggagggaaaccattcacatgcactcagtgtggaaagagtttcagccggTTACTGttccttaataaacacatgatgatccacactggagagaaaccattcacatgcactcagtgtgggaagagtttcagccaatcatcacactttaatctacacatgaggatccacactggagagaaaccattcacatgcagtcagtgtgggaagagttttagccaatcatcaaactgtaataaacacatgaggatccacactggagagaaaccattcacatgcactcaatgtgggaataGTTTCAGCCACTtgtcacaccttaatcaacacaagaggatccacactggagagaaaccattcacatgcattcaatgtgggaagagtttcagccaatcatcatctcttaatcaacacatgatgatccacacagGAGAGAAGCCAttcgcatgcactcagtgtgagaagagttttaacagctcatcataccttaatctacacatgagggtccacactggagagaaaccattcacatgcactcagtgtggaaagagtttcagccgatcatcatcccttaatttaCACATAttgagccacactggagagaaaccattcacttgcacttaa
- the LOC110439352 gene encoding uncharacterized protein isoform X3 produces MMNHTGEKPYTCTQCGKSFSQSSHLNQHKRIHTGEKPFTCPQCGKSFSRSTSLNLHMMSHTGKKPFTCPQCGKSYSRSSSLNLHMMSHTGEKPFTCTQCGKRFNCSSHLNKHMRIHTGEKPFTCTQCGKSFIQSSSLNKHMMIHTGEKPFTCPQCGKSFSQSSHFNQHIRIHTGGKPFTCTQCGKSFSRLLFLNKHMMIHTGEKPFTCTQCGKSFSQSSHFNLHMRIHTGEKPFTCSQCGKSFSQSSNCNKHMRIHTGEKPFTCTQCGNSFSHLSHLNQHKRIHTGEKPFTCIQCGKSFSQSSSLNQHMMIHTGEKPFACTQCEKSFNSSSYLNLHMRVHTGEKPFTCTQCGKSFSRSSSLNLHILSHTGEKPFTCT; encoded by the coding sequence atgatgaaccacactggagagaaaccatacacatgcactcagtgtgggaagagtttcagccaatcatcacaccttaatcaacacaagaggatccacactggagagaaaccatttacatgccctcagtgtggaaagagtttcagccgatcaacatcccttaatctacacatgatgagccacactggaaagaaaccattcacatgccctcaatgtgggaagagttatagccgatcatcatcccttaacctacacatgatgagccacactggagagaaaccattcacatgcactcagtgtgggaagaggtttaactgctcatcacaccttaataaacacatgaggatccacactggagagaaaccattcacatgcactcagtgtggaaagagtttcatccaatcatcatccctcaataaacacatgatgatccacacgggagagaaaccatttacttgccctcagtgtggtaaaagtttcagccaatcatcacactttaatcaacacataaggatccacactggagggaaaccattcacatgcactcagtgtggaaagagtttcagccggTTACTGttccttaataaacacatgatgatccacactggagagaaaccattcacatgcactcagtgtgggaagagtttcagccaatcatcacactttaatctacacatgaggatccacactggagagaaaccattcacatgcagtcagtgtgggaagagttttagccaatcatcaaactgtaataaacacatgaggatccacactggagagaaaccattcacatgcactcaatgtgggaataGTTTCAGCCACTtgtcacaccttaatcaacacaagaggatccacactggagagaaaccattcacatgcattcaatgtgggaagagtttcagccaatcatcatctcttaatcaacacatgatgatccacacagGAGAGAAGCCAttcgcatgcactcagtgtgagaagagttttaacagctcatcataccttaatctacacatgagggtccacactggagagaaaccattcacatgcactcagtgtggaaagagtttcagccgatcatcatcccttaatttaCACATAttgagccacactggagagaaaccattcacttgcacttaa
- the LOC110439352 gene encoding uncharacterized protein isoform X2: MKTNVLFISDLIEEYEGSKEEEHHVKIEEKTNLETDGILKRKDKNRFTCTQCGKILASKSKLKIHMMNHTGEKPYTCTQCGKSFSQSSHLNQHKRIHTGEKPFTCPQCGKSFSRSTSLNLHMMSHTGKKPFTCPQCGKSYSRSSSLNLHMMSHTGEKPFTCTQCGKRFNCSSHLNKHMRIHTGEKPFTCTQCGKSFIQSSSLNKHMMIHTGEKPFTCPQCGKSFSQSSHFNQHIRIHTGGKPFTCTQCGKSFSRLLFLNKHMMIHTGEKPFTCTQCGKSFSQSSHFNLHMRIHTGEKPFTCSQCGKSFSQSSNCNKHMRIHTGEKPFTCTQCGNSFSHLSHLNQHKRIHTGEKPFTCIQCGKSFSQSSSLNQHMMIHTGEKPFACTQCEKSFNSSSYLNLHMRVHTGEKPFTCTQCGKSFSRSSSLNLHILSHTGEKPFTCT, translated from the coding sequence atgaaaactaatgttttatttatttcagacctaattgaagagtatgaggggagtaaagaggaagaacatcatgtcaaaattgaggaaaaaactaatttagagactgatggtattttgaaaaggaaagacaagaatcgtttcacctgcactcagtgtggaaagattttggcaagcaaaagcaaacttaagattcacatgatgaaccacactggagagaaaccatacacatgcactcagtgtgggaagagtttcagccaatcatcacaccttaatcaacacaagaggatccacactggagagaaaccatttacatgccctcagtgtggaaagagtttcagccgatcaacatcccttaatctacacatgatgagccacactggaaagaaaccattcacatgccctcaatgtgggaagagttatagccgatcatcatcccttaacctacacatgatgagccacactggagagaaaccattcacatgcactcagtgtgggaagaggtttaactgctcatcacaccttaataaacacatgaggatccacactggagagaaaccattcacatgcactcagtgtggaaagagtttcatccaatcatcatccctcaataaacacatgatgatccacacgggagagaaaccatttacttgccctcagtgtggtaaaagtttcagccaatcatcacactttaatcaacacataaggatccacactggagggaaaccattcacatgcactcagtgtggaaagagtttcagccggTTACTGttccttaataaacacatgatgatccacactggagagaaaccattcacatgcactcagtgtgggaagagtttcagccaatcatcacactttaatctacacatgaggatccacactggagagaaaccattcacatgcagtcagtgtgggaagagttttagccaatcatcaaactgtaataaacacatgaggatccacactggagagaaaccattcacatgcactcaatgtgggaataGTTTCAGCCACTtgtcacaccttaatcaacacaagaggatccacactggagagaaaccattcacatgcattcaatgtgggaagagtttcagccaatcatcatctcttaatcaacacatgatgatccacacagGAGAGAAGCCAttcgcatgcactcagtgtgagaagagttttaacagctcatcataccttaatctacacatgagggtccacactggagagaaaccattcacatgcactcagtgtggaaagagtttcagccgatcatcatcccttaatttaCACATAttgagccacactggagagaaaccattcacttgcacttaa